In one Pseudomonadota bacterium genomic region, the following are encoded:
- a CDS encoding TlpA family protein disulfide reductase, whose translation MSWRLLAATLAALVGFGHAGAQALGPGELAPNAQFTDLSGRSFKLSTLRGKVVVIDFWASWCAPCRREMPFLEQLYRRYSGKGLVVVGVSVDKQRRHIDEFLRQVKVSFPIVHDKRHRIAKTYKPPKMPSTFVVGRQGYVRFVHAGYHQRDVPVLERQIRTLLRP comes from the coding sequence GTGTCCTGGAGGCTCCTCGCCGCGACTCTGGCCGCGCTCGTCGGCTTTGGCCACGCAGGCGCGCAGGCGCTTGGCCCGGGCGAGCTCGCACCCAACGCACAGTTCACCGACCTCAGCGGTCGAAGCTTCAAGCTGAGCACGCTGCGCGGCAAGGTCGTCGTGATCGATTTCTGGGCTTCCTGGTGCGCGCCATGCCGCCGGGAGATGCCTTTCTTGGAGCAGCTGTATCGGCGTTACTCGGGCAAAGGGCTGGTCGTGGTCGGTGTGAGCGTGGACAAGCAGCGCCGCCACATCGACGAGTTTCTACGGCAGGTCAAGGTGTCGTTCCCCATCGTACATGACAAGCGGCACCGAATCGCCAAGACGTATAAGCCGCCCAAGATGCCATCGACCTTTGTCGTAGGTCGTCAAGGCTACGTGCGCTTCGTGCACGCGGGCTACCACCAGCGAGACGTGCCCGTGCTCGAAAGACAGATTCGTACCCTGCTCAGGCCGTGA
- the glmM gene encoding phosphoglucosamine mutase, whose protein sequence is MTRQLFGTDGVRGKANAGIMTPELAFRIGAAITYLARRSTHHPPRAVIGKDTRISGYLFETALASGICAMGGRVMLTGPLPTPAIAHIAMSMRADLGIVVSASHNPFHDNGIKIFGRDGFKLPDETEQEIERLVESDVIDRKRPTGIRVGRAERIEGAWGRYVAFAKATFPQHLTLDGVEMVIDAAHGAAYLTAPSVFSELGATVHAIGVRPNGRNINAKCGATHPETCAREVKKRQADLGIALDGDADRVIVIDDQGDEVDGDAIMALCAGRMLRKGTLKQGTLVATVMSNLGLEHALEQYGGKLVRCPVGDRYVVETMRSGGYNFGGEQSGHLVFLDHATTGDGTVAALQLLSILLQEQRPLSELAQMAMARVPQVQINVRLPRRRPLDEMTGTCSTIRGVEQRLGKDGRVVVRWSGTEPKLRVMVEGPDATRIADMAQTISSAAQKEVRG, encoded by the coding sequence ATGACACGACAGTTGTTTGGAACGGACGGGGTTCGGGGCAAGGCGAACGCCGGCATCATGACGCCCGAGCTCGCTTTTCGGATCGGGGCAGCCATCACCTACCTGGCCCGTCGCAGCACGCACCACCCTCCCCGAGCCGTGATCGGGAAAGACACTCGCATCTCAGGCTACCTTTTCGAGACAGCGCTGGCCTCGGGTATCTGCGCCATGGGAGGACGTGTCATGTTGACCGGTCCGCTACCGACACCGGCAATCGCGCACATCGCCATGAGCATGCGCGCAGATCTGGGAATAGTGGTGAGCGCTTCCCACAATCCCTTTCATGACAACGGAATCAAGATCTTCGGCCGCGATGGATTCAAGCTGCCCGATGAAACTGAGCAAGAAATCGAGCGCCTCGTCGAAAGTGACGTGATCGATCGCAAGCGTCCAACGGGTATTCGGGTGGGACGCGCCGAGCGCATCGAGGGCGCCTGGGGCCGGTACGTGGCCTTCGCCAAGGCCACCTTCCCGCAGCACCTGACCCTGGACGGGGTGGAGATGGTGATCGACGCAGCCCACGGTGCAGCTTACCTGACGGCTCCAAGCGTGTTTTCAGAGCTCGGCGCCACCGTGCACGCGATCGGCGTGCGCCCGAACGGCAGGAATATCAACGCCAAATGTGGCGCGACCCATCCCGAAACCTGTGCGCGCGAGGTCAAGAAGCGTCAAGCGGACCTGGGAATAGCCCTGGACGGGGACGCCGACAGAGTCATCGTGATCGACGACCAGGGCGACGAGGTCGATGGAGACGCCATCATGGCCTTGTGTGCGGGCAGGATGCTGCGCAAGGGAACGCTCAAGCAGGGCACGCTGGTAGCAACCGTCATGTCCAACCTCGGGCTGGAGCACGCCCTAGAGCAATACGGCGGTAAGCTCGTTCGTTGTCCAGTGGGTGATCGATACGTGGTCGAAACGATGCGCAGCGGAGGCTACAACTTCGGCGGCGAGCAGTCAGGACACCTGGTGTTCCTTGACCATGCAACCACTGGCGACGGCACCGTCGCGGCGCTGCAGCTGCTGTCGATCCTGCTGCAGGAGCAGCGTCCCCTGTCGGAGCTCGCCCAAATGGCAATGGCCAGGGTGCCGCAAGTCCAGATCAACGTGCGCCTGCCGAGGCGGCGCCCCCTCGACGAAATGACCGGCACCTGCAGCACCATCCGCGGGGTCGAGCAGAGGCTGGGCAAAGACGGCCGCGTCGTCGTGCGCTGGAGCGGCACCGAACCCAAGCTGCGGGTCATGGTCGAAGGGCCGGACGCGACGCGGATCGCGGACATGGCGCAGACGATATCGAGCGCCGCCCAAAAGGAGGTGCGAGGCTAG
- a CDS encoding translocation/assembly module TamB domain-containing protein, with protein MLEQVRVIDPAGHEVLGAERVTLALDVTDSGFRRLSISSGHAEGLRLRLVETESGLPTLFDALEPAQSSPPGDAAPVFVVEARDATVPEAQISGDMLGLEDLRASVRHLRFHLRVAHELVLEVARAQASVTSPFPFALEFSKLRGGYSSAPEQGLRVAFSARRGQESVAGTLSYARPAPSAAEKLHLGLDGQGISTGTLIGLGYSWAEPFVGPIEGRLALDGPTEELRLGAQLETAGGRLDVSARFSDALGTEVRIDAPQPLRAWHLLRDAPRIEVAGVAGLSSGPEPEAPLDFSLKLEPFRYEGLALPSLAASGIVEDEGLRIGEVATQAPHLSLSGSGFVGFDGYLDFDLVSHLRDLSRDPNLRRLLPGVRGQARAAVHLELGTEPARPLRLHGTLELDRLRYGPVQADRLAIEGSLVGDPTRPELRARVRGRAIAVSGYRLGGADFALRGGPRRYRVEGSFGNRDFRSFEIRANLELSRHRVKLDAPHLALRMGRQRWRGAVRGLRIEADREIALASAHLASGSQQLEASWLLRRRKASRLDVEVRDFDLRAIEALAGRDWPLQAGRADAQVHLEGMLPSPEVRIQGKLRDASLRSLKGLQMSYALHHDGRELTLEAELDLTARGRVAVRGHASPHLEARSLVKALMQGRYEVDATLDGLHLEALRQALPKEPPARLDEAPKPPGAKLQPAPRPALPVQRALRAFKRGAIPQLAGTLGGTLHVTGREGDVSLSTDLRAASLSVAGIGPVALRTKFDLDGSKAWLEVSASDGKGLLGQLRASGSLETELLLEPDQAMRRALHQPWKLHLATTSRRLDKLPGDLLGSESSLPLRLASELRVARSNDGAIRGWLVFDGAWVAGDPSGRCESAAPTFRARATLDGEHTRLVLRGRLAEGAQVHLTATAETPVARWLSQGRLPSRPPPTHLEATANVARIKQLPAACEVGDGPLRARLTSQGLFGPNPRAQLTVDAQLELMRSETDSMCGGKPLLTQILLAGNKKRIDASATLRGCGGGPGRVTLQWPVRWRWGALPVPGETGPVEARVALEATQLRPLLIWLPEFIDAQAQATGEVAIRGLLPRPDAEGALRLHDGKVHLRGFGQRINDVTGTFELDDGIVHVRNLSGRDGEGALHAEGALDLEGLRPSGARIVVALSDFPTRYEGIPVSWLAGDLGIQATIVPGQTSARVDINSMQVRLPQEPARTLQELEAHPDVVVLGAKPKVRLLPHKLRVHADGKRGFWVRRNDFQAYVRADMHAEYDDPYLRVAGYLQFDRGEFLAFRKQFRINRGSLKFDGSTELNPEVNLRATHDPGMPGSSPVSVTVTGRLEAPNVVFTSAACEGEQGALTMLLSGRCRQSGGSEVSQQQQQSMVAGLVSGVLTLGAQSELGKLVPLISIQSTGATHKVSARFEARQLIPKFLRSIVHQAYLEGSAAIHSPDNSQQDSTGAGLDPALDMVIELYFPHNIVGRGRVAPQRRWDLDLTWEP; from the coding sequence GTGCTGGAACAGGTACGGGTGATCGATCCTGCGGGGCATGAGGTCCTGGGCGCCGAACGCGTAACCCTGGCGCTGGATGTAACGGACAGCGGATTCAGACGCTTGAGCATCAGCAGCGGCCATGCGGAGGGCCTTAGGCTGCGACTCGTCGAGACGGAGTCTGGACTACCCACACTGTTCGATGCGCTCGAGCCAGCACAATCCAGCCCGCCCGGCGACGCGGCGCCAGTGTTCGTGGTGGAAGCACGGGACGCCACGGTGCCTGAAGCGCAGATCAGCGGCGACATGCTTGGGCTCGAGGATCTACGTGCCAGCGTGCGGCATCTCAGATTCCACTTGCGAGTCGCCCATGAGCTCGTGCTCGAAGTGGCCCGGGCGCAAGCATCTGTCACGTCACCATTCCCGTTCGCGCTCGAGTTCTCCAAGCTCAGGGGCGGCTATTCAAGTGCACCGGAGCAGGGACTGCGCGTGGCGTTCTCGGCTCGACGCGGGCAAGAGAGCGTAGCCGGGACCCTGAGCTACGCTCGGCCCGCTCCGAGCGCAGCCGAGAAGCTGCACCTCGGTCTCGATGGGCAGGGCATATCGACCGGCACGCTGATCGGTCTTGGCTACTCCTGGGCCGAACCGTTTGTTGGCCCCATCGAGGGCCGCCTGGCGCTCGACGGGCCCACTGAAGAGCTGCGCCTTGGCGCGCAGCTCGAAACCGCCGGAGGGAGACTCGATGTCAGCGCACGTTTTTCGGATGCCCTGGGCACCGAGGTCCGGATCGACGCGCCCCAACCCCTGAGGGCGTGGCATCTGTTGCGAGACGCGCCCCGGATCGAGGTCGCCGGCGTCGCCGGGCTCAGCTCGGGACCGGAGCCCGAAGCGCCTCTCGACTTCAGCCTGAAGCTCGAACCGTTTCGCTACGAGGGGCTGGCGCTGCCGAGCTTGGCAGCGAGCGGTATCGTTGAAGATGAAGGTCTCAGGATCGGCGAGGTCGCCACCCAGGCGCCCCACCTTTCACTGTCCGGGTCGGGTTTCGTGGGTTTCGACGGGTACTTGGACTTCGATCTGGTCTCGCACCTGCGCGACCTGTCGCGCGACCCAAACCTGCGGCGCCTGCTCCCGGGCGTGCGGGGCCAGGCCCGAGCCGCGGTGCACCTCGAGCTCGGGACGGAGCCTGCGAGGCCGCTGCGCTTGCATGGCACGCTCGAGCTCGACCGACTGCGCTACGGTCCAGTGCAAGCGGATCGCCTGGCGATCGAGGGCAGCCTCGTTGGTGACCCCACCCGCCCCGAGCTGCGTGCGCGCGTGCGCGGTCGAGCGATCGCCGTGTCGGGCTACCGGCTCGGAGGAGCCGACTTCGCGTTGCGTGGCGGCCCGCGGCGCTATCGTGTCGAAGGCAGCTTCGGCAACCGGGACTTCCGGAGCTTCGAGATCAGAGCCAACCTCGAGCTCTCGAGGCACCGGGTGAAGCTGGATGCGCCACACCTGGCGCTCCGCATGGGTCGCCAGCGCTGGCGCGGCGCCGTACGCGGGCTTCGCATCGAGGCGGATCGGGAGATCGCCCTGGCGTCGGCCCATCTGGCCAGCGGCAGCCAACAGCTCGAAGCGTCGTGGCTGCTGCGACGGCGCAAAGCAAGCCGGTTGGACGTCGAGGTCCGCGATTTCGACCTGCGCGCGATCGAGGCCTTGGCAGGAAGGGACTGGCCGCTGCAGGCCGGACGAGCGGACGCTCAGGTACACCTCGAGGGAATGCTGCCAAGCCCCGAGGTGCGGATCCAAGGCAAGCTCCGGGATGCGTCTTTGCGCTCGCTAAAGGGACTCCAGATGTCCTACGCGCTGCACCACGACGGGCGCGAGCTCACCTTGGAAGCGGAGCTTGACCTGACTGCGCGCGGCCGGGTCGCGGTCCGCGGACACGCGAGCCCTCACCTGGAGGCGCGCAGCCTGGTCAAGGCCCTGATGCAGGGACGCTACGAGGTCGACGCGACACTCGATGGATTGCATCTGGAAGCGCTGCGTCAGGCGCTCCCGAAAGAGCCCCCGGCGCGACTCGATGAAGCGCCGAAGCCTCCCGGGGCCAAGCTGCAGCCTGCACCGCGGCCGGCTCTTCCGGTGCAGCGCGCCTTACGGGCGTTCAAGCGTGGAGCGATCCCCCAACTCGCCGGCACACTTGGCGGCACCCTGCACGTCACAGGCAGGGAGGGCGACGTGAGCCTGAGCACCGATCTTCGGGCTGCATCCCTGAGCGTCGCCGGCATCGGTCCGGTGGCACTGCGGACGAAGTTCGACTTGGACGGCAGCAAGGCCTGGCTTGAAGTGAGCGCCAGCGACGGCAAGGGGCTGCTAGGGCAGTTGCGCGCCAGCGGGTCGCTGGAAACGGAGCTGCTGCTGGAGCCGGATCAGGCCATGCGGCGTGCGCTGCACCAGCCCTGGAAGCTGCACCTGGCAACCACCTCGCGCCGGCTCGACAAGCTACCCGGGGACCTTCTGGGCTCGGAGTCGTCGCTGCCCTTACGGCTCGCCTCGGAGTTGCGGGTCGCACGTAGCAACGACGGCGCGATTCGCGGCTGGCTCGTGTTCGACGGTGCGTGGGTCGCCGGCGACCCGAGCGGTCGCTGCGAGAGCGCGGCGCCCACCTTCCGGGCGAGAGCCACGCTGGACGGTGAGCACACAAGGCTCGTGCTCCGGGGACGCCTTGCCGAAGGCGCGCAGGTCCACCTGACTGCCACGGCTGAGACGCCCGTGGCCCGTTGGCTCTCGCAAGGACGGCTCCCCAGCCGGCCACCGCCAACACATCTCGAGGCCACCGCAAACGTGGCCCGGATCAAACAGCTGCCAGCCGCGTGCGAGGTCGGCGACGGTCCCTTGCGGGCGCGGCTCACCTCCCAAGGGCTCTTCGGCCCGAACCCCCGGGCTCAGCTCACCGTCGACGCGCAGCTCGAGCTCATGCGCTCCGAGACGGACTCCATGTGTGGGGGAAAGCCGCTTCTCACGCAAATCCTGCTGGCCGGGAACAAGAAGCGAATCGATGCGTCGGCTACCCTGCGTGGCTGCGGCGGCGGCCCCGGTCGCGTGACGCTGCAGTGGCCGGTACGGTGGCGCTGGGGAGCGCTGCCCGTACCGGGCGAGACTGGCCCAGTCGAGGCCCGGGTGGCGCTGGAGGCTACTCAGCTGCGCCCCCTGCTGATTTGGCTGCCCGAGTTCATCGACGCTCAGGCCCAGGCCACGGGCGAGGTCGCGATTCGCGGCCTCTTGCCGCGGCCTGATGCCGAGGGCGCGCTGCGCCTGCACGACGGCAAGGTACATCTCAGGGGCTTTGGACAGCGCATCAACGACGTGACAGGGACCTTTGAGCTCGACGACGGCATCGTCCACGTCCGCAACCTAAGCGGCCGCGACGGCGAAGGTGCGCTGCACGCCGAAGGCGCACTCGACCTGGAGGGCCTGCGGCCGTCCGGTGCCCGGATCGTTGTAGCGCTGAGCGACTTCCCCACTCGCTACGAGGGCATCCCGGTCTCATGGCTGGCGGGCGACCTGGGGATCCAGGCTACGATCGTGCCCGGGCAGACAAGCGCGCGCGTAGACATCAACTCCATGCAGGTGCGCCTCCCGCAGGAACCGGCCCGCACCCTGCAGGAGCTCGAAGCCCATCCGGATGTCGTCGTGCTCGGCGCCAAGCCCAAGGTGAGGCTGCTGCCCCACAAACTGCGCGTGCATGCCGACGGGAAGCGAGGTTTCTGGGTGCGCCGCAACGACTTCCAAGCCTACGTGCGCGCGGACATGCACGCCGAGTACGACGATCCGTATCTGCGCGTGGCTGGCTACCTGCAGTTCGACCGCGGCGAGTTTCTCGCTTTCAGAAAGCAGTTCCGCATCAACCGGGGAAGCCTCAAGTTCGACGGGTCCACCGAGCTCAACCCCGAAGTCAACCTGAGGGCGACGCACGACCCGGGAATGCCTGGCTCGAGCCCTGTCTCGGTCACGGTAACCGGACGACTCGAGGCGCCCAACGTGGTCTTCACCTCCGCCGCATGCGAAGGCGAGCAAGGCGCGCTCACCATGCTGCTCAGCGGACGCTGCCGGCAGAGCGGCGGCTCGGAGGTCAGCCAGCAGCAGCAACAGAGCATGGTCGCGGGATTGGTCAGCGGTGTGCTCACGCTCGGAGCACAGAGTGAGTTAGGCAAGCTGGTTCCGCTGATCTCCATCCAGAGCACCGGCGCCACCCACAAGGTAAGCGCCCGCTTCGAAGCGCGCCAGCTCATCCCGAAGTTCCTGCGATCCATCGTGCACCAAGCCTACCTGGAAGGCAGCGCCGCCATTCACTCGCCGGACAACAGTCAGCAGGACTCGACAGGCGCCGGCCTGGATCCGGCGTTGGACATGGTCATCGAGCTCTACTTTCCCCACAACATCGTGGGTCGCGGTCGTGTCGCACCCCAGCGGCGCTGGGATCTGGATCTGACCTGGGAGCCGTGA
- a CDS encoding BamA/TamA family outer membrane protein yields the protein MSDRQDATELATKSTGWQALRYAACTAQLVWLVGCAETIPPGRYGVNSLRIRGSETLDEDSLAACLATQPRERFSFKLGPNPLPECNVPPFDAGGLRIALWSWPWSDWPLFDNAVVERDLQRIERWYRARGYYDARVVRTQATRNEREKTVDLEIELREGEPVRVSELRVTGIDALPARQQSNVHEALRIELGEPFDEALYERSKEAIRLVLEEAAYAKAAVSGRVQIDPKQRQASVAFAALPGPKCVFGTVRVQGQGPLSTRAIRGAAALEAGTDYSLKQLQEAQRAVYALGPFASVELTPVVRAESNVVDVLAHVVPARRFRFGVGAGIAAGQPDTWTDTIDPSVAQWDTHLLLRADHRNFLGGMRRLRIEDRPRLIFKNSFPHLRSEVGTGQQGAGPTLGNLLFAEFRQPGFILERMRLRSAVRYDIGPDPFEGFERHDVSGWIGPEQSFLGGTLNLAATLHLNLQVPQQESKRVAYTVTYMQYDAVLDLRDNPISPRRGAYLGLSVQHASNVLGPLKLPSSWSYLRLTPQARLYVPLPAGIVLAARARLGFMHIGFASDSLRRDCSTETNRAECEAQNLALTKLGPVNQRLRGGGANSVRGFAANQLGEVLAYGTSLVSGGLRQWEASLELRTPITANLGAAFFIDVGDVSGMSLPASEARFRLDHPNTSLGLGLRYRTLIGPVRFDMAFLVPGLQGPPPRHASCADAPATTPCVPSQRNGVLGVASGAVHITIGESF from the coding sequence ATGTCCGACCGCCAGGACGCGACAGAGTTGGCCACGAAATCCACGGGTTGGCAAGCGCTACGTTATGCTGCGTGTACGGCACAGCTGGTGTGGCTGGTCGGATGTGCGGAGACAATTCCGCCGGGACGCTACGGCGTGAACTCGCTGCGAATCCGCGGCTCTGAGACACTCGACGAGGACTCGCTGGCCGCGTGCCTGGCCACCCAGCCCCGCGAGCGCTTCTCGTTCAAGCTGGGCCCCAATCCGCTCCCCGAGTGCAACGTCCCACCGTTTGACGCCGGAGGCCTGCGCATCGCCCTGTGGTCGTGGCCCTGGTCGGACTGGCCGCTGTTCGACAACGCCGTTGTCGAGCGCGATCTGCAGCGCATCGAGCGCTGGTATCGGGCGCGCGGCTACTACGACGCTCGTGTAGTGCGGACCCAGGCGACCAGGAACGAACGGGAGAAAACCGTCGATCTCGAAATCGAGCTACGCGAAGGCGAGCCGGTTCGTGTCAGCGAGCTTCGCGTGACCGGGATCGACGCCCTGCCCGCACGGCAGCAATCCAACGTGCACGAGGCACTTCGGATCGAGCTCGGCGAGCCCTTCGACGAAGCCCTGTACGAACGAAGCAAGGAAGCCATACGGCTCGTCCTGGAAGAAGCCGCCTACGCCAAGGCCGCGGTGAGCGGCCGAGTCCAGATCGATCCGAAACAGCGACAGGCGAGTGTGGCCTTCGCGGCGCTGCCGGGGCCCAAGTGCGTGTTCGGCACCGTGCGAGTGCAGGGTCAGGGTCCGCTTTCGACGCGGGCGATTCGCGGCGCGGCTGCGCTGGAAGCGGGCACGGATTACAGCTTGAAGCAGCTTCAGGAAGCTCAGCGGGCCGTGTACGCGCTCGGTCCGTTTGCCTCGGTAGAGCTGACCCCGGTGGTGCGAGCCGAGAGCAACGTCGTAGACGTGTTGGCCCACGTCGTCCCGGCCCGGCGCTTCCGCTTCGGTGTTGGAGCGGGTATCGCGGCGGGACAACCTGACACCTGGACCGACACCATCGACCCGAGTGTCGCCCAGTGGGACACCCATTTGTTGCTGCGAGCGGACCACCGCAACTTCCTCGGCGGCATGCGTCGCCTGCGGATCGAGGATCGACCTCGTCTGATCTTCAAGAACAGCTTTCCACACCTGCGCTCGGAGGTGGGTACAGGGCAACAGGGAGCGGGGCCGACCTTGGGAAATCTGCTCTTCGCCGAATTCCGTCAGCCGGGCTTCATCCTCGAGCGGATGCGCCTTCGAAGCGCGGTGCGCTACGACATCGGCCCCGACCCCTTCGAGGGTTTCGAGCGCCACGATGTGAGCGGCTGGATCGGCCCCGAACAGAGCTTCTTGGGCGGGACGCTGAACCTCGCGGCCACGCTCCACCTGAACCTGCAAGTGCCACAACAGGAATCCAAGCGTGTCGCCTACACCGTCACCTACATGCAGTACGACGCGGTGCTCGACCTACGTGACAATCCTATCAGCCCCAGGCGCGGAGCATATTTGGGGTTGAGCGTGCAGCACGCGAGCAACGTGTTGGGACCGCTGAAGCTGCCGAGCTCCTGGAGCTACCTGCGCCTCACGCCCCAGGCGCGCCTCTACGTGCCTTTGCCCGCCGGCATCGTACTGGCGGCCAGGGCTCGCTTGGGCTTCATGCACATAGGCTTCGCCAGCGACTCGTTGAGGCGAGACTGCAGTACCGAGACAAACCGAGCCGAATGCGAAGCTCAGAATCTAGCGCTCACAAAACTTGGCCCGGTGAACCAAAGGTTGCGCGGCGGGGGCGCGAACAGCGTTCGTGGTTTCGCCGCGAACCAACTGGGAGAGGTACTGGCGTACGGAACATCGCTGGTTAGCGGGGGTCTACGGCAATGGGAAGCGTCGCTGGAACTCCGGACGCCCATCACGGCCAACCTGGGAGCCGCGTTCTTCATTGATGTCGGCGACGTCAGCGGCATGTCGCTCCCGGCGAGCGAAGCGCGCTTTCGCCTCGATCATCCCAACACCTCGCTGGGGCTCGGGCTGCGTTACAGGACGCTCATCGGTCCCGTGCGCTTCGACATGGCTTTCCTCGTGCCGGGATTGCAGGGGCCTCCGCCGCGCCACGCATCGTGCGCGGACGCGCCGGCAACGACCCCATGCGTGCCATCGCAAAGAAACGGTGTGCTTGGGGTGGCGAGCGGAGCGGTGCACATCACCATCGGCGAGTCGTTCTAG